In Primulina eburnea isolate SZY01 chromosome 14, ASM2296580v1, whole genome shotgun sequence, the following proteins share a genomic window:
- the LOC140812637 gene encoding uncharacterized protein, which translates to MERQRNKVQEPDDEADPLEDSDNCKDGSLPIHEPSQENLCGNDVLFLPHFEQPRDFHGNSQDYHPTKWWGTVSSPGGISTALSLKKMDFQGPMQQGFSLQSSKGVKAKRRKGEKREIHGSLIVHPTGRKDRHSKVCTARGTRDRRLRLSPTTAIQFYDVQDRLGYDRPSKAIDWLMQEAKSAIEALDGEAKIQQIEMEKGQVLKSELVKTGRHEPLISSFGFPGDQASSGYDFNTEGSIPSTSQMWDNNFDLGRFQKSVTWNCNNAHSGHPGEETVSFTRSLPLHFSAPPVLSPNRMYFQREPLQSSIVNYPSSMSELPGMRYDVHNEFSYFTSEKEDEVNMNPVPSNPFYAATFVHHEG; encoded by the coding sequence ATGGAAAGGCAAAGAAACAAGGTTCAAGAACCTGATGACGAAGCAGATCCACTAGAAGATAGTGACAACTGCAAAGATGGAAGCTTACCCATTCACGAACCCTCTCAAGAAAATTTGTGTGGCAATGATGTTTTATTTCTTCCGCATTTTGAGCAACCTCGTGATTTTCATGGAAATTCCCAGGATTACCATCCAACAAAATGGTGGGGTACAGTTTCTTCTCCAGGCGGGATTTCAACAGCATTGAGTCTCAAGAAAATGGATTTCCAGGGGCCAATGCAACAGGGTTTTAGTTTACAATCATCAAAAGGAGTGAAAGCCAAGAGAAGAAAAGGAGAAAAAAGAGAAATCCATGGCAGCCTCATTGTTCACCCTACTGGAAGGAAAGATAGACACAGCAAAGTCTGCACGGCTAGAGGGACTAGAGATCGACGCCTTAGGCTCTCGCCAACAACTGCAATTCAGTTTTATGACGTGCAGGATCGACTTGGCTACGATCGCCCCAGTAAAGCTATTGACTGGCTCATGCAAGAAGCTAAATCTGCCATCGAAGCGCTGGATGGTGAAGCTAAGATTCAGCAAATCGAAATGGAAAAGGGTCAGGTTCTGAAATCCGAATTGGTAAAGACTGGGAGACATGAACCTTTGATTTCCAGTTTCGGTTTTCCTGGTGATCAGGCGTCCTCCGGCTATGATTTTAACACAGAGGGCTCAATTCCTTCTACTTCCCAGATGTGGGATAATAACTTTGATCTGGGACGATTCCAAAAATCTGTCACCTGGAATTGTAACAATGCACACTCAGGTCATCCTGGAGAAGAAACAGTCTCTTTCACGAGGTCTCTGCCTCTCCATTTTTCGGCACCACCAGTTTTAAGCCCCAACCGAATGTATTTTCAAAGGGAACCCCTTCAGTCCAGTATTGTTAATTATCCTTCAAGTATGTCCGAACTTCCAGGCATGAGGTATGATGTCCATAATGAATTTTCATATTTTACTTCTGAAAAGGAAGATGAAGTGAATATGAATCCAGTGCCCAGCAATCCATTTTACGCAGCTACTTTTGTTCACCACGAAGGCTGA
- the LOC140811360 gene encoding protein trichome birefringence-like 37 codes for MELKFQYSLKTLIAIVLFASSKADLVQNVSNFVEGPANGCDWFNGQWKFDPSYPLYESSSHPFIDPQFNCQKFGRPDNKYLSYSWKPKSCNLPRFDGAGFLRRWKVKKIIFVGDSLSLNRWSSLACMLHAAVPKANTTFLRKGPITQVTFEDYHVIIFLYRTPYLVDIVQEQVGRVLKLDLIQQGNAWRGMAMLISNTWHRWTHTGNVQPWDFVQYGSTITKDMDVLVAFSKGLTTWDNWVEKNVDPSKIKVFCQGISPTHYMYVICHSIQIIYFYFSFFLCFYSHTRYSI; via the exons ATGGAATTAAAGTTCCAATACTCGCTTAAAACTTTAATTGCTATAGTCCTCTTTGCGAGTTCAAAAGCAGATTTAGTACAAAATGTCAGTAATTTTGTGGAAGGACCAGCAAATGGGTGCGATTGGTTTAATGGTCAATGGAAGTTTGATCCTTCATATCCTCTCTATGAATCTTCAAGCCATCCTTTCATAGATCCACAATTCAATTGCCAAAAGTTTGGAAGACCAGATAATAAGTACCTAAGTTACTCGTGGAAACCCAAGTCATGCAACTTACCAAG ATTTGATGGTGCGGGCTTCTTAAGGAGATGGAAGGTGAAGAAGATAATATTTGTTGGTGACTCCCTAAGTTTAAATCGGTGGAGTTCTTTAGCATGCATGCTACACGCTGCGGTTCCAAAGGCCAACACTACCTTCCTAAGAAAAGGACCAATAACTCAAGTCACATTCGAG GATTATCATGTGATCATATTTCTGTATCGGACACCATATTTGGTAGATATAGTGCAAGAACAGGTGGGACGAGTCCTAAAACTAGACTTGATTCAACAAGGAAATGCCTGGAGAGGGATGGCAATGCTGATATCCAATACATGGCACAGGTGGACACACACTGGAAATGTTCAACC GTGGGATTTTGTGCAATATGGTTCCACCATAACCAAAGATATGGACGTTCTAGTCGCATTTTCCAAGGGCTTGACGACTTGGGATAATTGGGTTGAAAAGAACGTGGATCCTTCTAAGATAAAAGTATTCTGTCAGGGGATTTCTCCCACGCATTATATGTATGTCATCTGCCACAGcattcaaatcatatatttttatttttcattttttttatgcttCTATAGCCATACCCGATATTCCATTTGA
- the LOC140811950 gene encoding uncharacterized protein, with translation MSSGTFAKAQFICSPLDSRRPIDFIPHQHSSYKLASANKKSKFLSRRITVIGSAMASEQSSAIAVEAVVPNSSIKLLFVEMGVGYDQHGQDITSAATRACRDAISSNSIPAFRRGSIPGVSFGEMKLQIKLGVPRSLQHLLDIEKVKSIFPYGTITNVEVVDGGLICSSGVHVEEMGDKNDDCYIVNAAVYVGY, from the exons ATGAGCAGTGGAACCTTCGCTAAGGCCCAATTTATATGTTCTCCCCTCGATAGCCGCCGGCCGATCGATTTCATCCCACATCAGCATTCAAGTTACAAACTTGCATCCGCAAACAAGAAATCAAAATTCCTCTCACGCCGGATTACAGTTATTGGATCTGCCATGGCCAGTGAGCAAAGTTCAGCTATAGCTGTTGAAGCAGTAGTGCCTAATTCTTCGATTAAGCTCTTGTTTGTAGAAATGGGTGTCGGCTACGATCAACATGG GCAGGATATAACGTCAGCAGCTACGAGGGCTTGCAGAGATGCTATTTCTTCCAATTCGATTCCGGCATTCAGAAGAG GTTCCATACCTGGTGTTTCATTCGGTGAGATGAAGCTTCAGATTAAATTGGGGGTTCCTCGATCGCTCCAGCACTTATTGGACATTGAGAAGGTCAAGTCAATTTTCCCTTA TGGAACGATAACGAATGTCGAGGTTGTGGATGGTGGACTGATATGCTCAAGTGGTGTGCATGTTGAAGAGATGGGGGATAAGAATGATGACTGTTACATTGTAAATGCAGCCGTTTATGTTGGTTATTAA
- the LOC140811948 gene encoding UBP1-associated protein 2C-like produces MMYSNSTMDFNKKRKADENGGAYSVHSDLDNTVASVLGNLSPEDAEKILDPLSKDQLLPILRAAILRHPDILEEVRTVADADPVRRKLFVRGLGWETTTEKLRLVFSAYGEIDEANTIVITDKNTGKSKGYGFVTFQHVDAAILALKEPNKKIDGRITVTQLAAAGNSGNSNPVDLALRKVYVGNIPFEISSEKLLSHFSMYGEIEEGPLGFDKQSGKAKGFAFFVYKTEEGANASLVDPMKTIDGHQLVCKLATDNKKQFPNSGLTGGMTPGIPNSGVIGSTSNYGMGGYAGFGPGQNMSQQPQQTGMIHHNASYNTTMGGPGGPGGRGYGGGSQYIGGVGGAGPGEFGGGLGNAGNHRMQPSGIGMHSSGAFSDGGNYGLQATYPLPQIQPGNVPGPRVPAYQGVPPYH; encoded by the coding sequence ATGATGTACTCAAACTCCACCATGGATTTCAACAAGAAACGCAAAGCCGACGAGAACGGGGGCGCGTACTCCGTACATTCTGACCTCGACAACACGGTAGCATCCGTGCTCGGAAACTTATCTCCTGAAGATGCTGAGAAAATTCTCGACCCCCTTTCGAAGGACCAGTTGCTTCCCATCCTACGCGCTGCCATCCTACGCCACCCAGACATCTTGGAGGAGGTGCGCACCGTCGCCGACGCAGACCCAGTTCGGCGCAAGCTATTTGTCCGCGGCCTCGGTTGGGAGACCACCACCGAGAAACTTCGCCTCGTTTTCTCCGCGTACGGTGAGATCGATGAAGCGAACACCATCGTCATCACCGATAAGAACACTGGGAAATCCAAGGGTTATGGGTTTGTCACATTTCAGCACGTTGATGCCGCAATACTGGCACTGAAAGAGCCAAATAAAAAGATTGATGGGCGTATTACAGTGACTCAACTCGCCGCTGCTGGAAATTCAGGTAATTCCAATCCGGTTGACCTGGCCTTAAGGAAGGTTTATGTCGGTAATATTCCGTTTGAAATTTCTTCGGAGAAGTTGTTGAGCCACTTTTCGATGTATGGTGAGATTGAGGAGGGGCCACTAGGGTTTGACAAGCAGAGCGGAAAGGCCAAGGGTTTTGCATTTTTCGTTTATAAGACGGAGGAGGGGGCAAATGCATCTTTGGTTGATCCCATGAAAACTATTGATGGTCATCAGCTGGTTTGTAAGCTGGCTACGGATAACAAGAAACAATTTCCAAATTCAGGGCTGACAGGTGGAATGACTCCTGGAATACCTAACTCTGGAGTTATAGGGTCAACATCAAATTATGGAATGGGAGGTTACGCTGGTTTCGGGCCGGGGCAAAACATGTCTCAGCAGCCGCAGCAAACTGGAATGATACATCATAATGCAAGCTATAATACCACAATGGGTGGGCCTGGTGGACCAGGTGGGCGAGGGTATGGTGGTGGTTCTCAGTACATTGGTGGTGTAGGTGGTGCTGGACCTGGGGAGTTTGGTGGTGGATTAGGCAACGCAGGAAACCATAGAATGCAGCCCAGTGGTATTGGGATGCATAGTTCAGGGGCCTTTTCAGATGGTGGTAACTATGGGCTTCAGGCAACATATCCATTGCCGCAGATTCAGCCTGGAAATGTTCCAGGGCCCAGGGTTCCAGCATATCAGGGTGTGCCACCATATCATTGA
- the LOC140812095 gene encoding magnesium-chelatase subunit ChlI, chloroplastic-like, with translation MAGLVGISSTGAILACRPYSSNSSKPSCFYLPPARGLSYGKRFYGGIGVPFKEWRSPFHVSVSNVATEISPDQDQKLAASKERQRPVYPFAAIVGQEEMKLCLLLNVIDPKIGGVMIMGDRGTGKSTAVRSLVDLLPEINVIAGDAFNSDPDDPEVQGPEAREKSLRGEQLPVVSVKINMVDLPLGATEDRVCGTIDIEKALAEGVKAFEPGLLAKANRGILYVDEVNLLDDHLVDVLLDSAASGWNTVEREGISISHPARFILIGSGNPEEGELRPQLLDRFGMHAQVGTVKDAELRVKIVEERGRFDRNPKDFRESYNAEQEKLQQQISSARESLSSVEIDREDRVKISKVCAELNVDGLRGDIVTNRAARALAALKGRDKVTAEDIATVIPNCLRHRLRKDPLESIDSGLLVIEKFYEVFS, from the exons ATGGCGGGGCTCGTGGGAATTTCGTCCACCGGTGCGATCTTGGCCTGTAGGCCATACTCTTCTAATTCCTCCAAGCCTTCATGTTTCTACCTTCCCCCAGCACGAG GGCTGAGCTATGGGAAGAGGTTTTATGGTGGGATTGGAGTTCCCTTCAAGGAATGGCGGTCTCCATTTCATGTCTCGGTTTCTAATGTTGCCACTGAGATTAGTCCTGATCAGGATCAG AAACTTGCTGCTTCAAAGGAGAGGCAGAGACCAGTTTATCCATTTGCAGCTATAGTTGGACAAGAAGAGATGAAACTATGCCTTCTGTTGAATGTGATTGACCCGAAGATAGGAGGCGTGATGATAATGGGTGACAGAGGAACAGGAAAGTCCACAGCTGTCAGGTCTTTGGTTGATTTACTTCCTGAAATTAACGTCATTGCTGGTGATGCATTTAATTCCGACCCAGACGACCCAGAAGTGCAGGGCCCTGAAGCAAGAGAGAAGAGTTTGCGAGGTGAACAACTCCCTGTCGTGTCGGTGAAAATCAACATGGTTGATTTGCCATTGGGTGCTACAGAAGACAGAGTCTGTGGTACTATTGACATTGAAAAGGCTCTTGCTGAAGGTGTGAAAGCATTTGAGCCTGGCCTTCTTGCCAAAGCAAACAGAGGAATTCTATATGTGGATGAGGTTAATCTTTTGGATGACCATTTAGTAGACGTTCTGCTCGACTCTGCTGCCTCGGGTTGGAATACCGTGGAGAGGGAAGGAATCTCAATTTCACACCCTGCCAGGTTTATACTCATTGGCTCTGGGAATCCTGAAGAAGGAGAACTGAGGCCACAACTTCTTGATCGATTTGGGATGCATGCACAAGTTGGGACGGTGAAGGATGCTGAACTCAGAGTGAAAATCGTTGAGGAAAGAGGACGATTTGATAGAAATCCTAAAGATTTTCGTGAGTCTTACAATGCAGAACAAGAAAAGCTCCAGCAACAGATATCTTCTGCAAGGGAATCTCTCTCGTCTGTAGAAATCGATCGTGAAGATAGAGTTAAAATTTCCAAGGTCTGTGCTGAGCTGAATGTTGATGGATTGAGAGGTGACATAGTGACTAACCGGGCAGCAAGAGCATTGGCTGCTCTCAAAGGACGAGATAAAGTAACTGCGGAGGATATTGCAACTGTCATTCCCAACTGCTTGAGACATCGTCTTAGGAAGGATCCTTTGGAGTCAATAGACTCAGGCTTGCTTGTGATTGAGAAATTTTATGAGGTTTTTAGCTGA